One window of the Mytilus galloprovincialis chromosome 14, xbMytGall1.hap1.1, whole genome shotgun sequence genome contains the following:
- the LOC143059296 gene encoding GTPase IMAP family member 9-like codes for MPLEFVKPSSEKVLTVDDEIRIALLGQKGAGKSETGNTILGKKAFSTFSEISVTKNCLVAGAVRGDKYIVLVDTPGFFDTTLPVDVTKKEIAKCVALSSPGIHCFLVVIDASRRFAKEETDTVNHILQMFGDDSHRYLIVLFTKIDQLKEDMSEEEAFRKYLNDIPEDLEKFLQMCENRCIWFNNRAAAELKEAQVENLLKMIGKIISKNEGNYIRSTIYEQTERKIKEAIEQAREMAIIKEREEREILFQKIKAEKEEVVEQILREEMKKVGKQQKEEKERQEEELRSNIRDTTQRHERSLLRRVYDYVIDFFF; via the exons ATGCCTTTGGAATTCG TAAAACCATCTAGTGAAAAGGTGCTTACAGTTGACGATGAAATACGAATCGCTTTACTTGGTCAAAAAGGAGCAGGGAAAAGCGAAACTGGAAATACTATTCTTGGGAAAAAGGCATTTTCTACATTTTCAGAAATATCTGTTACCAAGAATTGCCTAGTCGCTGGAGCAGTTCGAGGTGACAAATACATTGTATTGGTAGATACTCCAGGATTTTTTGACACGACATTACCTGTGGATGTAACGAAAAAGGAGATCGCCAAATGTGTCGCCCTTTCTTCACCTGGTATCCATTGTTTTTTAGTTGTTATTGACGCAAGTCGTCGATTTGCAAAAGAAGAAACAGACACAGTAAATCATATTCTTCAAATGTTTGGAGATGACAGCCATCGTTATCTAATTGTTCTTTTCACAAAAATTGATCAGCTGAAAGAGGATATGAGCGAAGAGGAAGCTTTTCGAAAATATCTAAATGACATTCCTGAAGATTTAGAAAAGTTCCTTCAGATGTGCGAAAATAGATGCATATGGTTTAATAACAGAGCTGCTGCAGAACTGAAAGAAGCCCAAGTGGAAAACCTTTTGAAAATGATTGGAAAAATTATAAGCAAAAATGAAGGTAACTACATTCGCAGTACAATCTATGAACAAACGGAGCGTAAAATCAAAGAGGCGATCGAGCAGGCACGCGAGATGGCAATAATAAAAGAAAGAGAGGAAAGAGAAATACTGTTCCAAAAAATCAAAGCTGAAAAGGAAGAGGTCGTCGAACAAATACTAAGGGAGGAAATGAAGAAAGtaggaaaacaacaaaaagaagaaaaagagaGACAGGAAGAAGAATTGCGATCAAACATAAGAGATACAACCCAAAGACATGAAAGGTCGTTGTTACGGAGAGTGTATGACTATgtcatcgatttttttttttaa